The genomic stretch tgtaatcTCAATGATAAgatatatagtatatttgAAAACTAATGTAtgaatgtaaaatatatgatacgCAAAGTactataatttataaatacatatatattatttttggaTACATTTAAAGATTATACAATAGTTTAaacttttttcttattataaaatataatcattatataatatatgcagaaatatatatatatatatatatatatatatatatattatatatcaatattttttaaatattttatttcaattataagttattatatttcttaattgtgtggtaaaaaaaaatataacataaatgtatatactATTTTATATGGGACTACGTAAATAAGTAtgtttaaagaaaaatataaataagatttaaattattgtattattatatataaataactatgaataaatagaataaaagaaaaaaaaaaaaaaattaaatgaatatatttttttaattattattccatttttttctGTCCAGTGAcaatataagtatattaaTATAGGAAAGTATATGAGaaattataacatattagcatattatataattagaaaaatgagaggaagaaaaaaaaaaaattttaatatatatatatatatatatatatatagatatatataccataaaagtataattaatatacattataaataatctTGAATCTTATAATTTGTGtattcatttcttttaattttaattttaattttaactttaatttatttttaatacatatcatgagctaaatatataataatattgctACAATTAGgaatataaatgttttagCCAAAAATCCATAATATGCTGAATCTATAGTAACTGTCATATAAGCACTTTTTTTATCCTTCTTACATATACAAGTAAAAGATGTCGTTTTTGGTATACTTCCAACTATaccaaataatttaattttatcatcTCCTTCAGCATCTTCATAATATTCAATATCtcctatatttatttgtgaaTCTAAATAAACAATGTTGGATGGTTCAAGTTCTTCTGATTCAGGTTGATATACTTGAAAAAAGCAATCTGGTATAATATCACCAGGACAATTTAAACCTACcaaatgattatattttGGTTCAGACAAATGTACGTTACATGAAATATGTGCACTATCATCAACTAAAGAAATATCTAAACTATCTGTAAAAGTATGTTTAGAACTAACATTTGAAGAGAAGTTACATCCGTGTATgacttttttttcatattttggTTTTAAaactattttataattattatttttaaatttgcATGTACATTCTGTATTAACATCTTTTGATGTAACATAAAATGGAGCTTTAAAGATAGTTAAGTTTttatgataaattattttattacttttatataaggctttttcttttccttcttgaaaacattttttattaattagtTCACAAgctaaaacaaataattctCCATCATTCAATTCTACTTCTAATACATTACTTACAAAATTAGATTCATTATATGTTTTCGGcaaatatgtaaaaagatcatttgttaaattagtaaataaaatattatgtggATATTTTAATACACGTACATGTACCATAGCACTTCTCCCTTCTATACTTGATATAACCTTTTCAGTATTAtcacaaaaacaaaaaaattcaatGTCTTTTGGACTAAATGGAGATATAGTTATTGTcctttcattataattagggtttgtatcattttcttctattTCATATTCAATTAAACCTAATTCCGATATATCAGTTTCAACTCTATTCTCATAATCAGTATATACTTTTTGAAAACATTTTTCTGGTAATATTTTAAACTCAGGAGACGAACTTTTTTTAGGTATTATTAATCTTatcttatcatatataaaatacgaATGGATGGTGCAAAAAATAGACCTACGTTCACGCATATCTGGCTTTAAATTATGAACACCTTCATTTGAAAAATTACACTTATATCCTATGAATCCAGATATTTCACTATTCAAAGAGCTAGGCTTACAAAAATCATTGTTTCCACTTATTATTCTTAATActaatactatatataagataaaaGCAACTTGAGCCTTTTTCgcagaaatatataacatcatgtataaaagaaaaaattgtaaaaattttaaaaaattttaagtgaatatgtaaagaaaataaattatgtataattatatatatatatatatatatatatatatgtatgtatatatgtttgtgtcttctttgttttttattttatatattacataaataaatatacttatgtttgtatttatttttacttttcaagaataaaaaagaaaaaaaaaattacttataaatatttacatatatattattcaatattaaataaatctaACAATTAAAGagatgtatattttttcatataagcctttttttttgtacaagTGGATTATAGTGTAAAATATAGTGacggttttttttttcttttttgtactAGCGTacatgaaaatatttataggtTTGtacttataaataaaaaaaaatattaatataaatgtaggtatatatatataatatatatatattattaataagacacctatattatatgtattattataatttaatgtcttatatatatgttattaatttttattcagTTCACACAcgctttaatattatatgttcattttttatgtttcatattttctttacataaaaatggatttattatatttaatataattagtAATAGCATttgaatatgaaaaatattgaacacgaataaataataagaaataaattttcttatttttcatCAATTTGTTTTTGGTATAATagtttaattataatttctaactcgtaatatttataacatcaaaatgtatatatataaatatatatatatatatatatatgttatttgtGCATAAGATGATTATACGTTCCCTTTATAATGCGTTTTTGTGTGTATttgttttttccttttttttttttttacagctaatatatatataaagtatatgtatatatattcctataCGCTGTATAGAAAACAAATATAGCTATTACTATAtttgatattattttaaagatatatatatatatataaatatatgtatatatttatttattgataaAGAGGAAAAGAAAAGTAATAAATGATTTATCTTACATATTTGTTTTTCATCGAAATGCGTATTAATATGACTATCATGTTATCAACATTTCactgtttattttttatttctttttttttttcaacataTTTATAGTATTATACACTCACTTAAAAGATAAGTCTTGTTTATGTTAtgtataatgaaaatataaaaataaagaaaaaaattatataatgaataaatatatatttcaatgtATACATAgaattatttttgtatatatttatatataatgtattggAAAACATTCCATATactaaatcaaaaaaaagaaaattaaaaaatgatatgttTGTGTATATTTACCTTACATTTATctccataaatatatagaaatgaatattaaaataaatgtaataacTATACaactataattatatatatatatatatatatatatatatatatccttttttttttttttttttttttttttttttttttatttatttacaagTTCATTCATATGCTAACATACatgtaaaaaattacaatcagaaaaaatataagaaacatactaatatattttgtagaTGTAGATGCGATATGTAATTCCATTACTGCTTTTTTTCCACCTTGTTCACAAATACAtctaattttatttgttttttctggTTTTGTTGGTAAGGCTAACATATACATGCCTTCCTTATTATTTCCATAATATTCTATATTAGGTGTATCTAATACATCACTTAATAGAAATGTTTTATATGTCTTTTGCGAATcgatttctttttcatataatacatGTTTAAAACAATATGGTggtattaatttatatggaCATTTAATGCCTGCAATagtttgattttttttattccaaAGATGAACAGTACATATACGTTCTTCTTCATTTggtatatcatttattatgaatccatt from Plasmodium falciparum 3D7 genome assembly, chromosome: 13 encodes the following:
- a CDS encoding 6-cysteine protein yields the protein MMLYISAKKAQVAFILYIVLVLRIISGNNDFCKPSSLNSEISGFIGYKCNFSNEGVHNLKPDMRERRSIFCTIHSYFIYDKIRLIIPKKSSSPEFKILPEKCFQKVYTDYENRVETDISELGLIEYEIEENDTNPNYNERTITISPFSPKDIEFFCFCDNTEKVISSIEGRSAMVHVRVLKYPHNILFTNLTNDLFTYLPKTYNESNFVSNVLEVELNDGELFVLACELINKKCFQEGKEKALYKSNKIIYHKNLTIFKAPFYVTSKDVNTECTCKFKNNNYKIVLKPKYEKKVIHGCNFSSNVSSKHTFTDSLDISLVDDSAHISCNVHLSEPKYNHLVGLNCPGDIIPDCFFQVYQPESEELEPSNIVYLDSQINIGDIEYYEDAEGDDKIKLFGIVGSIPKTTSFTCICKKDKKSAYMTVTIDSAYYGFLAKTFIFLIVAILLYI